From Hydra vulgaris chromosome 07, alternate assembly HydraT2T_AEP, a single genomic window includes:
- the LOC136082437 gene encoding putative ascorbate peroxidase, producing MARKYLSLTLLLVCIAKITCIVPSKTTFENAITDLSQLIESSRSGNDLPLIAGCVRLAFHDCVGDGGCDGCIDHTNPDNAGLKRYTDPLDNLYDQKYVGKISRADFYALCAVVALNRSTFDTPDKYTGLSIFKVGRKDCTLSPAEDSDARYPKGTDGMNNTFQYFKDFGFNQTETIILLGAHTLGRCSLSNSGYDGAWVDNRFSKVSKKAINPLAPTSVLDNSYYNMMVSIPPWKQFETSAHKMQWQEPNSTSTSILLNADMAIFYDLEPTDDIGTSDCRLSTPSSPKISKTRVCNPSVGSGITKLYATNNAQFIADFAIVFNRMIEKNFAILQTTATLVKDDPLHKINAAFDNVTKLLNEISDMVDDTPDE from the coding sequence ATGGCAAGGAAATATTTATCGTTAACATTGTTATTGGTTTGTATTGCTAAAATTACATGCATTGTTCCATCTAAAACAACATTTGAGAATGCAATTACTGATCTTTCTCAATTAATTGAAAGTAGTAGAAGCGGAAATGATTTGCCTTTAATAGCAGGATGTGTTCGACTTGCATTTCACGATTGCGTAGGAGATGGTGGGTGCGATGGTTGTATTGATCACACTAATCCCGATAATGCTGGTTTAAAAAGATATACTGACCCTCTTGATAACTTATATGACCAAAAATACGTTGGAAAAATATCAAGAGCTGACTTTTATGCTTTATGTGCTGTTGTTGCTTTAAATAGGTCCACATTTGATACACCAGATAAATATACCGgcttaagtatatttaaagttGGTCGTAAAGATTGTACTCTATCACCAGCTGAAGACAGCGATGCAAGGTATCCAAAAGGTACAGATGGTATGAATAACACGTTTCAATATTTCAAAGATTTTGGTTTCAACCAAACCGAAACAATCATATTGCTGGGGGCTCACACACTTGGAAGATGTAGTCTTAGTAATTCCGGTTATGACGGCGCTTGGGTAGACAATCGTTTTTCAAAAGTTTCGAAAAAGGCAATAAATCCTTTAGCGCCAACAAGCGTGCTTGATAATTCATACTATAACATGATGGTAAGTATTCCTCCTTGGAAACAATTTGAAACGAGCGCTCATAAAATGCAATGGCAGGAGCCGAATTCTACTTCTACTTCTATTCTGTTAAACGCTGATATGGCAATATTTTACGACTTGGAACCAACAGATGATATCGGCACTTCAGACTGCAGACTAAGTACTCCCTCATCtcctaaaatttctaaaactagAGTATGCAATCCATCTGTTGGTAGTGGAATAACAAAGTTATATGCAACCAACAACGCTCAATTTATTGCAGACTTCGCAATAGTTTTTAACCGaatgattgaaaaaaactttgcgATTCTACAAACTACTGCAACATTGGTAAAGGACGACCCTTTGCATAAAATTAATGCCGCATTTGACAATGTTACAAAGCTTTTAAACGAAATTTCTGATATGGTTGATGATACGCCTGATGAATAA